In Saccharomonospora marina XMU15, one genomic interval encodes:
- a CDS encoding ABC transporter ATP-binding protein → MPPTAALAVSDLRMCYGDLVAVDGVSFEVDEGEFFGILGPNGAGKTTTLEMAEGLREPDSGTVRLLGRSPWPRDLTLLPRIGVQLQASAFFEKLTAREQLETFGALYGVGPGRVQEMLDLVGLADKAGTPEAKLSGGQRQRLSIACALVHDPDIVFLDEPTAALDPQARRNLWDVLREIRARGKTIIYTTHYLDEAEVLCDRVAIMDHGRILAMDAPARLVRDLDAATHVILELGALPASEAGSLPGADHVTVDELSLTISTRDPAPLLSALAERGTLGGLQVRTATLEDVFLELTGREYRA, encoded by the coding sequence ATGCCACCCACCGCGGCGCTCGCCGTTTCCGACCTGCGCATGTGTTACGGCGATCTCGTCGCCGTCGACGGCGTCTCGTTCGAGGTCGACGAGGGCGAGTTCTTCGGCATCCTCGGTCCCAACGGCGCGGGAAAGACCACCACACTGGAGATGGCCGAAGGGCTGCGCGAGCCCGACTCCGGCACCGTGCGGCTGCTCGGCAGGTCACCGTGGCCACGCGACCTGACGCTGCTGCCCCGCATCGGCGTACAACTGCAGGCCTCGGCGTTCTTCGAGAAGCTGACCGCCCGCGAGCAACTGGAGACCTTCGGCGCGCTCTACGGTGTCGGCCCTGGCCGGGTGCAGGAGATGCTCGATCTGGTCGGCCTGGCGGACAAGGCGGGCACGCCGGAGGCGAAGCTGTCCGGCGGGCAACGGCAGCGGCTGTCCATCGCCTGCGCACTGGTGCACGACCCCGACATCGTCTTCCTCGACGAGCCCACCGCCGCGCTGGACCCGCAGGCGCGCCGCAACCTGTGGGACGTGCTGCGCGAGATCCGGGCGCGAGGCAAGACAATCATCTACACGACGCACTACCTCGACGAGGCCGAGGTGCTCTGCGACCGGGTCGCGATCATGGACCACGGTCGAATCCTGGCGATGGACGCGCCCGCCCGCCTCGTGCGTGACCTCGACGCCGCCACCCACGTGATCCTCGAACTCGGCGCGCTGCCCGCCTCCGAAGCGGGCAGTCTGCCCGGAGCCGATCACGTCACCGTCGACGAGCTCTCGCTGACCATTTCCACACGCGATCCCGCGCCGCTGCTTTCCGCGCTCGCCGAGCGCGGCACTCTCGGCGGGCTACAGGTGCGCACGGCCACCCTCGAGGATGTCTTCCTCGAGCTGACAGGCAGGGAGTATCGCGCGTGA
- a CDS encoding class I mannose-6-phosphate isomerase has product MNAPPQPIALPANQPSQFYRGGAAIAELRGATTDTAYGPEDWVASTTTRFGSETEGLTRLPDGRWLRDAVRADPLGWLGARHVESFADSTALLVKLLDAGQRLPVHFHPDDDFARGHFDSHVGKAEAWIVVGTRSADATVYTGFRGTTSRDVIAQWVREQDAPAMLSALNAVPVRPGDTVHIPAGLPHAIGEGVFVVELQQPTDFSLTLEWRDFLADPDTAHLGLGFDTALDALDTSGWDRERLSTLIRHTGEEPGHTVDLLAEGARPFFRADQLCPDPALALDASFAVLVVLEGEGTLSTERGGRQPLRRGDTLVVPYAAGQLELSGPLTVIRCRPPRPAS; this is encoded by the coding sequence ATGAACGCACCGCCGCAACCGATCGCACTGCCTGCCAACCAGCCGTCGCAGTTCTACCGCGGCGGCGCCGCGATCGCCGAGTTGCGCGGCGCGACGACGGACACCGCCTACGGTCCCGAGGACTGGGTCGCCTCCACCACGACACGGTTCGGCTCGGAAACCGAGGGGCTGACGCGGTTGCCCGACGGCCGCTGGCTGCGCGACGCCGTGCGTGCCGACCCGCTCGGCTGGCTCGGTGCGCGGCACGTCGAGTCGTTCGCCGACTCGACGGCGCTGCTGGTCAAGCTGCTCGATGCCGGCCAGCGGCTACCGGTGCACTTCCATCCCGACGACGACTTCGCCCGGGGCCACTTCGACTCCCACGTCGGCAAGGCTGAGGCCTGGATCGTGGTGGGTACCCGGTCGGCCGACGCGACCGTCTACACCGGATTCCGCGGCACGACGAGCCGCGACGTGATCGCGCAGTGGGTGCGCGAGCAGGACGCGCCCGCGATGTTGTCCGCACTCAACGCGGTGCCGGTGCGGCCGGGTGACACCGTGCACATCCCGGCAGGCCTGCCGCACGCCATCGGAGAAGGCGTGTTCGTGGTCGAGTTGCAGCAGCCAACCGACTTCTCGCTCACGCTGGAATGGCGCGACTTCCTCGCCGACCCCGACACCGCGCACCTCGGGCTGGGTTTCGACACCGCGCTGGACGCGCTGGACACCTCGGGCTGGGACCGCGAGCGGCTTTCGACGTTGATCCGCCACACCGGCGAGGAGCCGGGGCACACCGTGGACCTGCTCGCGGAAGGGGCGCGGCCGTTCTTCCGTGCCGACCAGCTATGTCCGGACCCGGCACTGGCACTCGACGCGTCGTTCGCCGTGCTGGTGGTGCTGGAGGGCGAGGGCACGCTGAGCACCGAGCGCGGCGGGCGACAACCGCTGCGGCGAGGTGACACGCTCGTCGTTCCCTACGCCGCCGGTCAGCTGGAGTTGTCCGGGCCGCTGACGGTGATCCGCTGCCGACCGCCGCGACCGGCCAGCTGA
- a CDS encoding isocitrate lyase/PEP mutase family protein yields the protein MSATRLRALHRPGVPLVLPNAWDAMSARLVQDAGFPAVATSSVAVAAGLGYADREQAPPEEMFAAARRMARAVSVPVTVDAESGYGLPPAELAERLLAAGVAGCNVEDTEHPGGRRREQAEQADLLAALRAAAGAELVLNARIDSFLEAGDEWAALPDALRRAQSYLAAGADCVYPIHLRDPDVVAAFTERLRPAPVNVTYLPGMPDVAGLARLGVARISFGGGLLAATRRWLGRRLDDLADGTMPY from the coding sequence GTGAGCGCGACCCGGCTGCGCGCGCTGCACCGGCCGGGCGTTCCGCTGGTGCTGCCCAACGCCTGGGACGCCATGAGCGCACGGCTCGTGCAGGACGCGGGCTTTCCGGCCGTGGCGACGAGTTCGGTCGCCGTCGCGGCGGGCCTTGGCTACGCGGACCGGGAACAGGCCCCGCCGGAGGAGATGTTCGCGGCGGCCCGGCGGATGGCGCGTGCGGTGTCCGTGCCGGTGACGGTGGATGCCGAGTCCGGGTACGGGTTGCCACCCGCCGAACTCGCCGAGCGGCTGCTGGCCGCCGGGGTGGCGGGCTGCAACGTGGAGGACACCGAACACCCCGGCGGCAGGCGACGCGAACAGGCCGAGCAGGCCGACCTGCTGGCGGCGCTGCGAGCGGCGGCAGGAGCGGAACTCGTGCTCAACGCACGGATCGACAGCTTCCTCGAAGCAGGCGACGAGTGGGCCGCGCTGCCCGACGCGTTGCGGCGGGCGCAAAGCTACCTCGCCGCGGGCGCCGACTGCGTCTACCCGATCCACCTGCGTGATCCCGACGTCGTCGCCGCCTTCACCGAGCGGCTGCGCCCGGCGCCGGTGAACGTCACCTACCTGCCGGGGATGCCCGACGTCGCCGGGCTCGCGCGGCTGGGAGTGGCCAGGATCTCCTTCGGCGGCGGGTTGCTGGCCGCCACCCGCCGCTGGCTCGGGCGCAGGCTCGACGATCTCGCCGACGGCACGATGCCGTACTGA
- a CDS encoding carboxymuconolactone decarboxylase family protein has protein sequence MGVTKRIQLTASLPQAHRQVLALHSTVEAAAADAGLDPRLVELVKIRASQLNGCAFCVDAHTRDARELGESERRIYLLNAWRETKLYTEQERAALALTEAMTMLPRDQDVPDDVYDQVTAVFTEQQYVALAWAATVINTWNRLGVTSRKPLPGEAA, from the coding sequence GTGGGCGTGACAAAGCGGATCCAACTCACCGCGAGCCTGCCGCAGGCTCACCGGCAGGTGCTCGCGCTGCACAGCACCGTGGAAGCCGCCGCCGCCGACGCCGGACTCGACCCAAGGCTCGTCGAGCTGGTCAAGATCCGGGCCTCCCAGCTCAACGGCTGCGCGTTCTGCGTGGACGCGCACACCCGCGACGCGCGCGAACTCGGCGAGAGCGAACGCAGGATCTACCTGCTGAACGCGTGGCGAGAGACCAAGCTCTACACCGAGCAGGAGCGCGCGGCGCTGGCGCTGACCGAGGCGATGACGATGCTGCCCAGGGATCAGGACGTGCCGGACGACGTCTACGACCAGGTCACCGCGGTGTTCACCGAGCAGCAGTACGTCGCGCTCGCCTGGGCGGCCACCGTGATCAACACGTGGAACCGGCTCGGGGTGACCAGCCGCAAGCCGCTGCCCGGCGAGGCCGCGTGA
- the pdxR gene encoding MocR-like pyridoxine biosynthesis transcription factor PdxR, translating into MAKSWSSSGVDVHLDWNPDTGRAGLAEAFRLAIRAGRLPQGAVLPSTRALAADLGIARGTVTRVYTDLAAEGYLRTRQGAPTTVATAPTAATATTAATAATAAMPAPAAAPEQPEPRWSLLPGQPNLSMFPRGEWLSATRRVLQHAPSSVFGYLEERGVEQLRHALARYLARSRGVVAEPERIVVCAGYSHAVSLLCTALRGLGESSVAFEDPSLWVFRELATAAGLAVDPVAVDDDGLVVSELDSSAVVVTPAHQYPLGVTLAPHRRAQLARWARDRDAVVIEDDYDGEFRFDRRPIGAVQALAPEHIVYAGTASKTLAPGLRLGWLVLPSRLVEPVRAVLADSGWRAPVLQQLVLADLLDSGAYDRHVRRCRASYRRRRDRLLARLPPLLSPRGISAGVQLLLMLPASGPDEQAVLAAAQRHSLALQPLSPHWIDHHRERGAGILVGYATPAEHAFGPTVRALLDTLTDAGL; encoded by the coding sequence ATGGCAAAATCATGGTCCAGTTCCGGGGTGGATGTGCACCTCGACTGGAACCCTGACACCGGTAGAGCGGGGCTCGCCGAGGCGTTCCGGCTGGCCATCCGCGCGGGGCGGCTGCCACAGGGCGCCGTGCTGCCGTCAACCAGGGCACTCGCCGCCGACCTCGGCATAGCGCGGGGCACGGTGACCCGGGTGTACACCGACCTCGCCGCCGAGGGATACCTGCGCACCAGGCAGGGCGCGCCGACGACGGTGGCGACGGCGCCCACCGCGGCCACCGCAACCACCGCGGCCACCGCTGCCACCGCTGCCATGCCTGCGCCCGCCGCGGCGCCCGAACAGCCCGAACCGCGGTGGAGTCTGCTGCCGGGTCAGCCGAACCTTTCCATGTTTCCCAGGGGTGAGTGGCTGTCGGCCACCAGGCGCGTGCTGCAGCACGCGCCGTCCTCGGTGTTCGGCTACCTGGAGGAGCGCGGGGTCGAGCAGTTGCGCCATGCCCTTGCCCGCTATCTCGCACGCAGCCGGGGAGTGGTCGCCGAGCCGGAACGGATCGTGGTGTGCGCAGGCTACTCGCACGCGGTCTCGCTGCTGTGCACGGCGCTGCGAGGGCTGGGTGAGTCCAGCGTCGCCTTCGAGGACCCTTCGCTGTGGGTGTTTCGCGAACTGGCGACCGCGGCCGGACTCGCTGTCGACCCGGTCGCCGTCGACGACGACGGACTCGTGGTGTCCGAACTGGACAGCTCCGCTGTCGTGGTGACACCGGCCCACCAGTACCCGCTCGGTGTCACGCTGGCCCCGCACCGGCGCGCGCAGCTCGCGCGGTGGGCTCGGGACCGCGACGCCGTCGTGATCGAGGACGACTACGACGGCGAGTTCCGCTTCGACCGGCGCCCCATCGGGGCGGTGCAGGCACTGGCCCCCGAACACATCGTCTACGCGGGCACCGCCAGCAAGACGCTCGCACCGGGCCTGCGGCTGGGCTGGCTGGTGCTGCCGAGCAGGCTGGTGGAACCCGTCAGGGCGGTGCTGGCGGACAGCGGCTGGCGCGCACCGGTGCTGCAACAGCTCGTGCTGGCCGACCTGCTGGACTCCGGTGCCTACGACCGGCACGTCCGCCGCTGCCGGGCTTCCTACCGCCGCCGACGCGACCGGCTGCTCGCGCGGCTGCCGCCACTATTGAGCCCGCGCGGGATTTCCGCGGGGGTCCAGCTGCTGCTGATGCTGCCCGCCTCAGGACCCGACGAGCAGGCCGTGCTTGCTGCCGCGCAACGGCACTCGCTCGCGCTGCAACCGCTTAGTCCACACTGGATCGACCACCACCGGGAACGCGGGGCAGGCATCCTGGTCGGCTACGCGACCCCGGCCGAGCACGCGTTCGGTCCCACGGTGCGGGCGCTGCTGGACACCCTCACCGACGCAGGTCTGTGA
- the meaB gene encoding methylmalonyl Co-A mutase-associated GTPase MeaB — MKAAGETAANVDDLIASARQGAPRAVARLISLVEHAHPALEEVAAALLPHTGRAHVVGLTGPPGVGKSTSTSTLVSALRADGNRVGVLAVDPSSPFSGGALLGDRIRMSEHATDPAVFIRSMATRGQLGGLASAASQAVRVLDAAGFDVILVETVGVGQSEVDVVRLADTTVVLLAPGMGDGIQAAKAGVLEIADIFVVNKADRDGAEATVRDLRQLVAMNRREVSGPSWRQPVVPTVAVDGKGSAELLAALRDHLGWLREHGELDRRRLARARAEVEAIALDRLRVRIGELHGGDRLDELARRVVGRQLDPYAAAERLVTDLRR; from the coding sequence GTGAAGGCAGCCGGTGAAACCGCCGCGAACGTCGACGACCTGATCGCGAGCGCACGGCAGGGCGCGCCCCGCGCCGTCGCGCGGTTGATCTCGCTGGTTGAGCATGCGCACCCGGCGCTCGAGGAGGTCGCGGCCGCGCTGCTGCCGCATACCGGACGCGCGCACGTGGTGGGGCTGACCGGGCCTCCCGGCGTCGGCAAGTCGACCTCGACCTCGACGCTGGTGTCGGCACTGCGGGCCGACGGCAACCGGGTCGGTGTGCTCGCCGTCGACCCCTCGTCGCCGTTCTCCGGCGGTGCCTTGCTCGGTGACCGGATACGGATGTCCGAGCACGCCACCGACCCGGCGGTGTTCATCCGGTCGATGGCGACGCGCGGTCAACTCGGCGGCCTGGCCTCGGCGGCGTCGCAGGCGGTGAGGGTGCTCGACGCGGCAGGCTTCGACGTGATCCTCGTCGAGACCGTCGGTGTCGGTCAGTCCGAAGTGGATGTGGTACGGCTGGCCGACACCACCGTGGTGCTGCTCGCGCCCGGCATGGGCGACGGCATCCAGGCGGCCAAGGCCGGCGTACTCGAGATCGCCGACATCTTCGTGGTGAACAAGGCCGATCGCGACGGTGCCGAGGCCACCGTACGCGATCTCAGGCAGCTGGTGGCCATGAACCGCAGGGAGGTTTCCGGTCCCTCGTGGCGGCAGCCCGTCGTGCCGACGGTCGCCGTGGACGGCAAGGGCTCCGCGGAACTGCTCGCCGCGCTGCGCGACCACCTCGGCTGGCTGCGCGAACACGGTGAGCTCGACCGAAGGCGGCTGGCGCGGGCCCGCGCCGAGGTGGAGGCGATCGCGCTGGACCGGCTGCGTGTCCGGATCGGCGAGTTGCACGGCGGCGACCGCCTCGACGAACTCGCGAGGCGCGTCGTGGGCAGGCAGCTCGATCCCTACGCGGCTGCCGAGCGGCTCGTCACAGACCTGCGTCGGTGA
- a CDS encoding acetyl-CoA C-acetyltransferase, protein MSGSVILGAARTPIGRLLGSLKDFSGAQLGGFAIKAALERAGVAPESVQYTIMGQVLTAGAGQIPARQAAVAAGIPMDVPALTVNKVCLSGLDAIALADQLIRAGEFDLVVAGGQESMTQAPHLLPKSRAGYKYGDVTLLDHMSHDGLFCAFDQVAMGASTEKYNARYELTRAEQDEFAARSHQLAAKAIAGGVFTDEIVEVSVPRRGKDPVVFGTDEGVRADTTVEGLGKLRPAFAADGTITAGSASQISDGAAAVVVASRAKAEELGVEPLAEIGAHGVVAGPDASLHEQPANAINVALAKAGLDAGALDLVEINEAFAAVGLVSARKLGLDLDRVNVNGGAIALGHPIGASGARLAVHLTHELRRRGGGLGAAALCGGGGQGDALLIRVPAKS, encoded by the coding sequence GTGTCCGGTTCGGTCATTCTTGGTGCCGCGCGCACCCCCATCGGTCGACTGCTCGGCTCCCTGAAGGACTTCTCGGGTGCCCAGCTCGGTGGGTTCGCCATCAAGGCGGCGCTCGAACGTGCGGGTGTGGCGCCGGAGTCGGTGCAGTACACCATTATGGGGCAGGTGCTGACGGCGGGTGCGGGACAGATTCCGGCCCGGCAGGCCGCCGTCGCCGCGGGTATCCCGATGGACGTCCCCGCGTTGACCGTCAACAAGGTCTGTCTTTCCGGCCTGGACGCCATCGCGCTCGCCGACCAGCTCATCCGCGCGGGCGAGTTCGACCTCGTCGTGGCGGGCGGGCAGGAGTCGATGACGCAGGCGCCGCATCTGCTGCCGAAGTCCAGGGCCGGGTACAAGTACGGCGACGTGACGCTGCTGGACCACATGTCCCATGACGGGCTGTTCTGCGCCTTCGACCAGGTGGCCATGGGGGCCTCGACCGAGAAGTACAACGCGCGCTACGAACTCACCCGTGCCGAGCAGGACGAGTTCGCCGCACGCTCGCACCAGTTGGCGGCCAAGGCCATCGCGGGCGGTGTCTTCACCGACGAGATCGTCGAGGTGAGCGTCCCCCGGCGCGGCAAGGACCCGGTCGTGTTCGGCACCGACGAAGGGGTCCGCGCCGACACCACGGTGGAAGGCCTCGGCAAGCTGCGCCCTGCGTTCGCCGCCGACGGCACCATCACCGCGGGCTCGGCGTCGCAGATCTCCGACGGCGCCGCCGCCGTCGTGGTGGCCAGCAGGGCCAAGGCCGAGGAACTCGGTGTCGAGCCGCTCGCGGAGATCGGTGCGCACGGCGTGGTGGCCGGTCCGGACGCGAGCCTGCACGAGCAGCCCGCGAACGCGATCAACGTCGCGCTCGCCAAGGCCGGGCTCGACGCCGGCGCGCTCGACCTCGTGGAGATCAACGAGGCGTTCGCCGCCGTGGGGCTGGTGTCCGCGCGCAAGCTCGGCCTGGACCTCGACCGGGTCAACGTCAACGGCGGCGCGATCGCACTGGGCCACCCCATCGGGGCCTCCGGCGCGAGGCTGGCGGTGCACCTCACCCACGAACTGCGCCGCCGTGGCGGCGGCCTCGGGGCCGCGGCGCTGTGCGGTGGTGGCGGTCAGGGTGACGCGCTGCTGATCAGGGTGCCCGCGAAGTCGTGA
- the mce gene encoding methylmalonyl-CoA epimerase gives MRQALKPFITTIDHVGVAVADLDRAIEFYEQNFGLEVTHSEVNEEQGVREAMLHAPGDSSGPAVQLLAPLREDSAIAKFLDRQGPGLQQLAYRVTDVDAASAALRDNGLRLLYPEARRGTAGSRINFVHPKDAGGVLVELVEPAAGH, from the coding sequence ATGCGGCAGGCATTGAAGCCCTTCATCACCACAATCGACCACGTCGGCGTCGCGGTGGCCGATCTCGACCGGGCCATCGAGTTCTACGAGCAGAACTTCGGCCTCGAGGTAACCCACAGCGAGGTCAACGAGGAGCAGGGTGTGCGGGAGGCCATGCTGCACGCACCAGGTGACAGCAGCGGACCCGCCGTGCAGTTGCTCGCGCCGTTGCGTGAGGACTCGGCCATCGCGAAGTTCCTCGACCGGCAGGGTCCCGGGCTGCAGCAACTCGCCTACCGCGTCACCGATGTCGATGCCGCCAGCGCGGCGCTGCGGGACAACGGGCTGCGGCTGCTCTACCCGGAGGCCAGGCGCGGCACCGCGGGCAGCAGGATCAACTTCGTCCACCCCAAGGACGCGGGCGGGGTGCTGGTCGAGCTAGTCGAGCCCGCTGCTGGGCACTGA
- a CDS encoding TetR/AcrR family transcriptional regulator, with protein sequence MAKKGDDPSARERILLAAERLFAELGFDATPTSRIAEVAGVPKGLVHYYFRRKRDLLTALVERLPDERIEPAAVVVPGDIAESLRRLVAELDRRLSASQVLSHLLWREADTHRAVRDALRSRYDVLVNQVRTVIIAAAGAGSLALADVDSAAALLALAVSYRHSVARHAEDTPDGPDEMERELTFIADALTARAAAPRESVPSSGLD encoded by the coding sequence ATGGCCAAGAAGGGCGACGATCCTTCCGCCAGGGAACGCATCCTCCTCGCTGCGGAGCGGCTGTTCGCCGAACTCGGCTTCGACGCCACACCCACTTCCCGCATCGCGGAGGTCGCAGGTGTGCCGAAGGGTCTGGTGCACTACTACTTCCGGCGCAAACGGGACCTGCTGACCGCGCTGGTGGAACGGCTGCCTGACGAACGCATCGAGCCTGCCGCCGTGGTGGTGCCCGGCGACATCGCCGAGAGCCTGCGCAGGCTGGTGGCAGAACTGGACCGGCGGCTTTCGGCCTCGCAGGTGCTGTCGCACCTGCTGTGGAGGGAAGCCGACACCCATCGCGCCGTGCGCGACGCGCTACGCAGCCGCTACGACGTCCTGGTCAACCAGGTGCGCACTGTGATCATCGCCGCGGCGGGCGCGGGCAGCCTGGCGCTGGCCGACGTCGACAGCGCGGCCGCGCTGCTCGCGCTGGCGGTCAGCTACCGGCACTCGGTGGCGCGGCACGCCGAGGACACCCCCGACGGGCCCGACGAGATGGAACGCGAGCTGACGTTCATCGCCGACGCGCTCACCGCGCGGGCCGCCGCACCGCGGGAATCAGTGCCCAGCAGCGGGCTCGACTAG
- a CDS encoding SPW repeat protein, whose amino-acid sequence MAQTSVRPWTRPHDWVEVVLGVVLAVSPLWFATNTAALWTMIVLGALIALDGLASLARPGMVYGEGIQIVLGALAFISPWVMGYTELTGAAWTSWIVGALTVIAGAAALPVANAAHRTAGQH is encoded by the coding sequence ATGGCTCAGACATCGGTACGTCCCTGGACGAGGCCGCACGACTGGGTGGAAGTCGTGCTCGGGGTCGTGTTGGCCGTCTCTCCGCTGTGGTTCGCCACGAACACGGCGGCGTTGTGGACGATGATCGTTCTCGGTGCGCTGATCGCGCTCGACGGACTCGCCTCGCTGGCGAGGCCGGGCATGGTCTACGGGGAGGGCATCCAGATCGTGCTCGGCGCGCTGGCCTTCATCTCCCCATGGGTGATGGGCTACACCGAGCTGACCGGCGCCGCGTGGACGTCGTGGATCGTCGGCGCGTTGACGGTGATCGCGGGTGCGGCCGCGCTTCCGGTCGCCAATGCAGCACACCGCACGGCCGGACAGCACTGA
- the ccrA gene encoding crotonyl-CoA carboxylase/reductase: MANELTEIQQAILAGDLDAVAGLPMPRSYRGVTVHAEDVEMFDGLQSKDKDPRKALHIDEVDVPELGPGEALVAVMASAINYNTVWTSIFEPLPTFKFLQRYGRLSELAKRHDLPYHVVGSDLSGVVLRTGPGVHKWRPGQEVVAHCLNVELEGPEGHDDTMLDTEQRIWGFETNFGGLAEIALVKANQLMPKPKHLTWEEAASPGLVNSTAYRQLVSRNGADMKQGDVVLIWGASGGLGSYATQYALNGGAIPVCVVSSPEKAQLCRRMGAELVIDRNAEGYRFWKDEQTPDPKEWQRFGARIRELTGGEDPDIVFEHPGRETFGASVYAARKGGTIVTCASTSGYLHTYDNRYLWMNLKRIIGSHFANYRESWEANRLIEKGHIHPTLSKTYPLTQTGQAAFDVHKNLHQGKVGVLCLAPEEGLGVRDEEKRARHLDRIRTFRGV; the protein is encoded by the coding sequence ATGGCCAACGAACTCACCGAGATCCAGCAGGCCATCCTGGCAGGAGACCTCGACGCGGTCGCCGGCCTGCCGATGCCACGGTCCTACCGGGGCGTCACCGTGCACGCCGAGGACGTCGAGATGTTCGACGGACTGCAAAGCAAGGACAAGGACCCGCGAAAGGCACTGCACATCGACGAGGTCGACGTGCCGGAACTGGGTCCGGGAGAGGCACTGGTCGCGGTGATGGCCAGCGCCATCAACTACAACACGGTGTGGACCTCGATCTTCGAGCCACTGCCCACGTTCAAGTTCCTGCAGCGCTACGGCAGGCTCTCCGAACTCGCCAAGCGCCACGACCTGCCTTACCACGTCGTCGGCTCCGACCTGTCCGGCGTGGTGCTGCGCACCGGGCCGGGCGTGCACAAGTGGCGACCGGGCCAGGAGGTGGTGGCCCACTGCCTGAACGTGGAGCTGGAGGGCCCGGAGGGCCACGACGACACGATGCTCGACACCGAGCAGCGCATCTGGGGTTTCGAGACCAACTTCGGGGGCCTCGCGGAGATCGCCCTGGTGAAGGCGAACCAATTGATGCCCAAGCCCAAGCACCTGACCTGGGAGGAGGCGGCCAGCCCTGGTCTGGTCAACTCCACCGCCTACCGGCAGCTGGTCTCCCGCAACGGCGCCGACATGAAGCAGGGTGACGTCGTGCTCATCTGGGGAGCCTCCGGCGGGCTGGGTTCCTACGCGACCCAGTACGCACTCAACGGGGGAGCCATCCCGGTGTGTGTGGTGTCCAGCCCGGAAAAGGCTCAGCTGTGCAGGCGGATGGGTGCCGAACTGGTCATCGACCGCAACGCCGAGGGCTACCGGTTCTGGAAGGACGAGCAGACCCCTGACCCCAAGGAGTGGCAGCGGTTCGGCGCACGCATCCGCGAACTGACCGGGGGCGAGGACCCCGACATCGTGTTCGAGCACCCCGGAAGGGAGACCTTCGGCGCGTCGGTCTACGCCGCGCGCAAGGGCGGCACGATCGTGACGTGCGCGTCGACCTCCGGCTACCTGCACACCTACGACAACAGGTACCTGTGGATGAACCTGAAGCGCATCATCGGCTCGCACTTCGCCAACTACCGCGAGTCGTGGGAAGCCAACCGGCTCATCGAAAAGGGACACATCCACCCGACCCTGTCCAAGACCTACCCGCTCACCCAGACCGGCCAGGCCGCCTTCGACGTGCACAAGAACCTGCACCAGGGCAAGGTCGGCGTGCTCTGCCTGGCACCGGAGGAAGGACTCGGAGTGCGCGACGAGGAGAAGCGGGCGCGACACCTCGACCGCATCCGGACGTTCCGAGGCGTGTAA